Proteins from one Gilliamella sp. ESL0443 genomic window:
- a CDS encoding pyridoxamine 5'-phosphate oxidase family protein produces the protein MKSSDHKIVQFIKQQHVLSLSVILAGPWACNAFYVFDEVNWCLYFLSELKTQHAQAMLKNPNVAGTISISPKSVAKIQGIQFTGNAQLLAENQASHAYKLYYHAFPFARVMKAPIWSIQLQQIKMTNNLMGFAHKTHWQRNGEL, from the coding sequence ATGAAATCATCTGACCATAAAATCGTGCAATTTATTAAACAGCAACATGTGTTAAGTCTAAGCGTGATATTAGCCGGTCCATGGGCATGTAATGCATTTTATGTATTTGATGAAGTCAATTGGTGTTTATATTTCTTATCAGAATTGAAAACCCAACACGCACAAGCGATGCTAAAAAATCCTAATGTTGCTGGCACAATTAGCATTAGTCCAAAATCGGTTGCTAAAATACAAGGGATACAATTTACAGGCAATGCTCAATTGCTTGCTGAAAATCAAGCAAGTCATGCTTATAAACTTTATTATCATGCCTTTCCTTTTGCCAGAGTGATGAAAGCACCGATTTGGTCTATTCAATTGCAACAAATCAAGATGACAAATAACCTAATGGGTTTTGCGCATAAAACCCATTGGCAACGTAATGGAGAGCTTTAA
- a CDS encoding GFA family protein yields MMTGSCLCGEVVYQLNNEIKTIVYCHCSRCRKQTGSAFNAATAINKEDLTFIKGEEKIKVFSCSGVNRHFCGQCGSHLFSSRDNDNNNYRLRIGLINEPINAEKRIHIYTGSKANWDIICDGYPEFEEGIPPKP; encoded by the coding sequence ATGATGACAGGAAGTTGTTTATGTGGCGAGGTTGTCTATCAACTAAATAATGAGATTAAAACAATTGTGTATTGTCATTGCTCGCGTTGTCGCAAACAAACAGGTTCGGCTTTTAATGCTGCAACAGCCATTAACAAGGAAGATTTAACTTTTATTAAGGGCGAAGAAAAGATAAAAGTTTTTTCATGCTCAGGCGTTAATCGCCATTTTTGTGGTCAATGTGGTTCACACCTTTTTTCTAGTCGTGATAATGATAATAATAATTATCGATTACGTATTGGCCTAATTAATGAACCAATTAATGCGGAAAAACGTATTCATATTTATACCGGTTCAAAAGCGAATTGGGATATTATTTGTGATGGTTATCCTGAATTCGAAGAAGGAATCCCCCCAAAACCCTAA
- the pdxT gene encoding pyridoxal 5'-phosphate synthase glutaminase subunit PdxT produces MSSKARKTIGVLNLQGAVTEHLNMLATIDLVIPIAVKKPEQLRQVDGLIIPGGESTAISRLIRQNGLFEPIQEFAKQGKGIFGTCAGLVLCGNETSHSEVEQLGLMDIVVERNGFGRQIASFETMLDIAPIGQQVPAVFIRAPYIAKAGKQVTQLAFIDNHCVMAEQNNILVCSFHPELTTDNRIMRYFIEKC; encoded by the coding sequence ATGAGCTCAAAAGCACGTAAAACCATTGGTGTGCTTAATTTACAAGGCGCAGTGACTGAACATTTAAATATGCTTGCAACTATTGATTTAGTCATCCCAATTGCAGTAAAAAAGCCCGAACAATTGCGTCAAGTTGATGGTTTAATTATTCCGGGTGGAGAATCAACTGCAATAAGTCGTTTAATTCGGCAAAATGGCTTATTTGAACCAATCCAAGAGTTTGCCAAGCAAGGTAAAGGGATTTTTGGTACCTGCGCGGGTTTGGTGCTTTGCGGTAATGAAACAAGCCATAGCGAAGTTGAACAACTGGGTTTGATGGATATTGTGGTTGAACGTAATGGATTTGGTCGGCAAATTGCTAGCTTTGAGACGATGTTAGATATTGCACCTATTGGCCAGCAAGTTCCAGCCGTTTTTATCCGAGCGCCCTATATTGCTAAGGCGGGCAAGCAAGTCACACAACTTGCTTTTATTGATAATCATTGCGTAATGGCAGAGCAGAATAATATTTTAGTCTGCTCATTCCATCCCGAACTAACGACCGATAATCGCATAATGCGCTATTTTATTGAAAAATGCTGA
- the pdxS gene encoding pyridoxal 5'-phosphate synthase lyase subunit PdxS, with protein MMKTGTQTVKRGMAQMQKGGVIMDVVNAEQAKIAEQAGAVAVMALERVPSDIRAAGGVARMADPTIVEEVMKAVTIPVMAKARIGHIVEARILESMGVDYIDESEVLTPADEQYHLLKDEFTVPFVCGCRDLGEALRRIGEGASMLRTKGEPGTGNIVEAVRHMRRVNEQIRLVVGKSKDELMTFAKEIGGPYELILQIKQLGKLPVVNFAAGGIATPADAALMMQLGADGVFVGSGIFKSQNPEKFAKAIVQTTTYFDDYPRLAELSKGLGEAMKGIEISKLRESERMQERG; from the coding sequence ATCATGAAAACAGGTACACAAACAGTAAAACGTGGCATGGCACAGATGCAAAAAGGCGGTGTGATTATGGATGTAGTTAATGCCGAACAAGCAAAAATTGCTGAGCAAGCAGGTGCAGTGGCTGTAATGGCTTTAGAACGTGTTCCCTCTGATATACGCGCTGCTGGAGGCGTAGCACGAATGGCTGATCCAACAATCGTTGAAGAAGTGATGAAAGCAGTTACCATACCTGTTATGGCAAAAGCGCGAATCGGTCATATCGTTGAGGCACGCATTTTGGAGTCCATGGGCGTAGATTATATTGATGAAAGCGAAGTGCTGACACCAGCGGATGAACAATATCATTTATTGAAAGATGAATTTACCGTACCTTTTGTTTGTGGTTGTCGTGACTTAGGCGAAGCACTGCGTCGAATTGGTGAAGGAGCTTCGATGCTACGCACCAAAGGTGAACCAGGAACAGGTAATATTGTAGAAGCAGTAAGGCATATGCGCCGAGTAAATGAACAAATTCGTTTAGTTGTTGGTAAATCAAAAGATGAGTTGATGACATTTGCTAAAGAGATTGGTGGACCTTATGAGTTGATATTACAAATCAAACAACTGGGTAAACTACCGGTTGTTAATTTTGCTGCTGGTGGCATTGCTACGCCTGCTGATGCTGCATTGATGATGCAACTTGGTGCCGATGGTGTGTTTGTTGGTTCAGGTATTTTTAAATCGCAAAATCCGGAAAAATTCGCTAAAGCAATCGTTCAAACAACAACTTATTTTGACGATTATCCAAGATTAGCTGAACTTTCAAAAGGATTAGGTGAAGCGATGAAAGGTATCGAAATCAGCAAATTACGCGAATCTGAAAGAATGCAGGAGCGAGGTTGA
- a CDS encoding PLP-dependent aminotransferase family protein: protein MWNKQKLAAFDGALFKKVIQLIENYIEQGVLIAGERLPSERELAKNLHVNRSTIVHALDILTERNVLVRKQGSGTFINDQKWGLQAYSTINWRLPAHFYQNRKSVYQQKVFQTRQQMANICDLANGDLPTHMMPKLMLPNITSHEMVAYEKQSDTLQLGLPTLKVQIANYMLNQFGMMVDTDQILITSGTQQSLFLITQGLLKPGDAIGIESPSYFYSLPLFQAAGLRLYGIECDAEGITLESLQKVSLERQIKWLFLNPIFQNPTGCVMSNHRKKQILAFCRKQCIGIVEDDAYSGLAFDQKSHIDPIKKYDTSNQVIYLGSLSKYIGRNIRIGWMIAPKEIIEKLANIRHHIDSGLSILPQLLAEEYLTHHYQSHQEWLRQQLKQKANQLIDWLDDYFKGDINYQIPTGGFHLYAHLPVSSQAQELAILNQLLAKHIIVSQGTDFGDRVGAIRLSYGHFAKDSMR, encoded by the coding sequence ATGTGGAATAAACAAAAATTAGCGGCTTTTGACGGAGCACTATTTAAAAAAGTGATCCAGTTGATTGAAAATTACATTGAACAAGGGGTATTAATAGCGGGTGAGAGATTACCATCAGAGCGAGAGTTGGCTAAAAATCTGCACGTTAACCGCTCAACTATTGTCCATGCGCTAGATATCTTAACTGAACGCAATGTATTGGTTCGTAAGCAGGGTAGTGGAACCTTTATTAATGATCAAAAATGGGGGCTTCAAGCTTACTCCACCATTAACTGGCGACTACCAGCCCATTTCTATCAAAATCGCAAAAGTGTATATCAACAAAAAGTATTTCAGACTCGTCAGCAAATGGCGAACATCTGTGATTTGGCTAATGGTGATTTACCAACTCATATGATGCCCAAATTAATGTTACCCAATATCACCTCTCATGAAATGGTTGCTTATGAAAAGCAAAGCGACACATTGCAATTGGGTCTACCTACACTCAAAGTGCAGATCGCCAATTATATGTTGAACCAATTTGGCATGATGGTTGATACCGATCAAATTTTAATAACCTCAGGAACGCAGCAATCCCTCTTTTTAATTACTCAAGGATTATTAAAACCTGGCGATGCAATAGGCATTGAATCACCTTCATATTTCTATTCATTACCACTATTTCAAGCAGCAGGCTTGCGGTTATATGGTATTGAGTGTGATGCCGAAGGGATAACTTTAGAGAGTTTACAAAAAGTCAGTTTAGAACGGCAAATTAAATGGTTATTTCTAAATCCAATATTTCAAAATCCAACGGGATGTGTGATGAGTAATCATCGAAAAAAACAGATATTGGCATTTTGTCGAAAGCAGTGTATTGGTATTGTTGAGGATGATGCTTATAGTGGGTTAGCTTTTGATCAAAAGAGTCATATCGACCCGATAAAAAAATATGATACCAGTAATCAAGTTATCTATTTAGGATCATTATCCAAATATATTGGTCGCAACATACGTATTGGTTGGATGATTGCACCGAAAGAAATTATCGAAAAACTAGCCAATATAAGGCATCACATTGACTCAGGATTAAGTATATTACCGCAACTTTTAGCTGAAGAATATTTGACTCATCACTACCAATCCCATCAAGAATGGTTACGCCAGCAATTAAAACAGAAGGCTAACCAACTAATAGATTGGCTTGATGACTATTTTAAAGGTGACATCAATTACCAGATACCCACAGGCGGTTTTCATCTATATGCCCATTTGCCCGTTAGCAGTCAGGCGCAGGAGTTGGCTATTTTAAATCAATTACTAGCAAAGCATATAATAGTGTCACAAGGCACTGACTTTGGGGATCGAGTTGGCGCTATACGTTTAAGTTATGGTCATTTTGCAAAAGATTCGATGAGATAA
- a CDS encoding SemiSWEET family transporter has protein sequence MNLSPKAFHYLGVIATLASLGMYVSYIPQIIDNLHGFKANPTQPLAAAINCSLWVCYGLLRQKKDWPIAIANFPGVLFGLTAFITAL, from the coding sequence TTGAATCTTTCTCCAAAAGCTTTTCACTATTTGGGTGTTATCGCAACACTTGCATCATTAGGAATGTACGTATCGTATATCCCACAAATTATCGACAATCTTCATGGATTTAAAGCTAATCCAACTCAACCTTTAGCGGCAGCAATTAACTGCTCATTATGGGTCTGTTATGGCTTATTACGACAAAAAAAGGATTGGCCAATTGCAATAGCTAATTTTCCAGGAGTATTATTTGGTTTAACCGCGTTTATTACTGCTTTATAA
- a CDS encoding DUF1161 domain-containing protein, whose translation MKKLAVVLLLGLPVIASASNCDEISANIAEKIKNNGVNENSFQLKLVPQGEQNIEGKIVGSCDRGKQSIVYIRTPSSKSVKDEPETPVEITPQPVESDSPSNAPVQTPASAPVEKVQTPEPTSTESQETEQKAE comes from the coding sequence ATGAAAAAGTTAGCAGTAGTTTTATTATTAGGTCTCCCAGTTATTGCATCTGCGTCCAATTGTGACGAAATTAGTGCAAATATCGCCGAAAAAATTAAAAATAACGGTGTTAATGAAAATAGCTTCCAATTAAAACTTGTTCCTCAAGGTGAACAAAATATTGAAGGTAAAATCGTTGGATCATGTGATCGAGGTAAACAAAGCATTGTTTATATTCGTACACCATCATCAAAATCAGTTAAAGATGAGCCTGAAACACCTGTTGAAATCACACCACAACCCGTTGAGAGCGACAGCCCTAGTAACGCTCCAGTTCAAACGCCAGCTTCGGCACCAGTAGAAAAAGTTCAAACTCCAGAGCCGACTTCTACAGAATCTCAGGAAACTGAACAAAAAGCAGAATAA
- the tenA gene encoding thiaminase II gives MPSFNSLIESSEWKHYIQHDFVQQLGKGTLDLTCFQYYLKQDYLFLINFSRAWGLAVYKSHDIAQIRQSLESLKTIVEVELDLHIEYCKKWHITEYELSTLKEAKANSDYTRYVLDIGLHGDILDIHIAMAPCLIGYGMIANWIQGWDENNPYRSWIEMYASKEFQQAVQKEIAWIEQQLLNISENRFKQLSQIFKQATQLEINFWQMALDKSD, from the coding sequence ATGCCATCATTTAACTCACTGATTGAATCAAGCGAATGGAAACACTATATTCAACATGATTTTGTTCAACAATTAGGAAAAGGCACATTAGACTTAACCTGCTTTCAATACTACCTTAAACAAGATTATCTTTTTTTAATCAACTTTTCCCGAGCTTGGGGACTTGCAGTATATAAAAGTCACGACATTGCTCAAATTCGGCAATCATTAGAGAGTTTAAAAACCATTGTTGAAGTTGAACTCGATCTGCATATTGAATATTGCAAAAAATGGCACATAACTGAATATGAACTAAGCACATTAAAGGAAGCCAAAGCCAATAGTGATTATACACGTTATGTGCTTGATATTGGATTACACGGCGATATATTAGATATACACATAGCAATGGCACCCTGTTTAATTGGGTATGGGATGATTGCCAATTGGATTCAAGGTTGGGACGAAAACAACCCATATCGCTCTTGGATTGAGATGTATGCCAGTAAGGAGTTCCAACAAGCAGTACAAAAAGAAATTGCTTGGATAGAACAACAATTACTTAATATTAGTGAAAACCGATTTAAACAATTAAGCCAAATATTTAAGCAAGCGACGCAATTGGAAATAAATTTTTGGCAAATGGCATTGGATAAAAGTGACTAG
- the asnA gene encoding aspartate--ammonia ligase, which produces MTISFKEQQQRINFVKQFFAEQLANNLSLIEVQAPLLSQIGDGVQDNLSGTEKAVQVNIKSIPDAQFEVVHSLAKWKRKILSQHNFPVGEGIYTNMKALRPDEDKLSPIHSVYVDQWDWEKVIRPEDRNLAYLKQTVEKIYSAIKATEKVVSEKYHLSCFLPESITFMDSEQLLKRYPNLSPKERENAITKELGAVFLIGIGGDLSNKEKHDVRAPDYDDWSSDNEMGSKGLNGDILVWNPVLNSGFEISSMGIRVDPETLKRQLKLTNNEDRLQYAWHKALANGDFLQTIGGGIGQSRLTMLLLQQHHIGQVQASVWDDVTKQNYQQLL; this is translated from the coding sequence ATGACGATATCATTTAAAGAGCAGCAACAACGGATCAATTTTGTTAAACAATTTTTTGCTGAGCAATTAGCGAATAATTTATCACTAATTGAAGTTCAAGCCCCACTTTTGAGTCAAATTGGTGATGGTGTTCAGGATAATTTATCTGGGACTGAGAAGGCGGTTCAAGTTAATATTAAGAGTATTCCTGATGCACAATTTGAAGTGGTTCATTCACTCGCTAAATGGAAACGTAAGATCTTGAGCCAACATAATTTTCCAGTTGGTGAAGGTATTTATACCAATATGAAAGCACTTCGCCCTGATGAAGATAAGCTCTCCCCTATTCACTCTGTTTATGTCGATCAATGGGATTGGGAAAAAGTGATTCGTCCTGAAGATCGCAATCTTGCTTATTTAAAACAGACGGTAGAGAAGATTTATAGTGCTATTAAGGCTACAGAAAAAGTGGTTTCAGAAAAATATCATCTTTCTTGTTTTTTACCAGAGTCGATCACTTTTATGGATAGTGAACAGTTATTAAAACGTTATCCTAATTTATCACCAAAAGAGCGCGAAAATGCGATTACTAAGGAGTTAGGCGCAGTATTTTTAATCGGTATTGGTGGTGATTTGTCAAATAAAGAAAAACACGATGTGCGCGCCCCTGATTATGATGATTGGAGTAGCGATAATGAGATGGGTTCTAAAGGATTAAATGGTGATATTTTAGTTTGGAATCCAGTTTTAAATAGTGGTTTTGAAATTTCGTCAATGGGTATTCGCGTCGATCCTGAGACGTTAAAACGTCAATTAAAATTAACCAATAATGAAGATCGTCTGCAATATGCTTGGCATAAGGCATTAGCTAATGGTGATTTTTTACAGACAATTGGTGGCGGGATTGGACAATCTCGACTAACTATGTTGCTTTTACAACAACATCATATTGGGCAAGTCCAAGCAAGTGTTTGGGATGATGTAACCAAGCAAAACTATCAACAACTTTTATAA
- the allD gene encoding ureidoglycolate dehydrogenase: MRLDRQTLHNLIAKKLHKAGLTQEHADIAADTLAFADARGIHSHGAVRVEYYAERIAKGGMTHSPNVTYKETGSSSAILDFDNGCGLVAAKVGMDKAIEMAKKNGVAVVGIRRMSHSGSLCYFTEMAAKQNLVAISMCQSDPMAVPYGGAEEFFGTNPIAFAAPTNDERIVSFDMATTVQAWGKVLYARSKGASIPPTWAVDEHGEPTTDPHKVNALLPIADAKGYGLMMMVDVLSGILLGLPFGKNVSSMYADLSQGRNLGHLHIVINPQYFVGLEIFKQTMSAMLDQLKQTKPAKGNSEIFFPGERSKKREADYLKNGIEIVDDIYNYLISDDIHYNRYDHKNKFAE; this comes from the coding sequence ATGAGACTAGACAGACAAACACTACACAACTTAATTGCCAAAAAACTACATAAAGCTGGATTAACTCAAGAGCACGCCGATATTGCTGCCGATACGCTTGCATTTGCCGATGCACGAGGCATCCACTCGCATGGCGCTGTACGCGTTGAATATTATGCTGAACGCATTGCAAAAGGAGGCATGACTCACTCCCCCAATGTCACCTATAAAGAAACCGGTTCATCATCAGCAATATTAGATTTTGATAACGGATGCGGATTAGTTGCCGCTAAAGTTGGTATGGACAAAGCCATAGAAATGGCGAAGAAAAATGGCGTTGCCGTAGTCGGAATTCGTCGAATGTCACATAGTGGCTCGCTTTGTTACTTTACCGAAATGGCAGCTAAACAAAACTTAGTCGCCATATCCATGTGCCAATCTGACCCAATGGCTGTTCCATATGGTGGCGCGGAAGAATTTTTTGGAACCAACCCAATCGCATTTGCAGCACCAACGAACGACGAAAGGATTGTCTCATTTGACATGGCAACCACTGTCCAAGCTTGGGGAAAAGTCTTATACGCCAGATCAAAAGGCGCCTCCATTCCACCAACATGGGCGGTTGATGAACATGGTGAACCAACAACCGATCCCCACAAAGTAAACGCCCTACTACCAATAGCCGACGCCAAAGGTTATGGTCTAATGATGATGGTCGATGTACTTTCAGGCATATTACTTGGCTTACCATTTGGTAAAAACGTTTCATCAATGTATGCGGATCTATCCCAAGGGCGCAACCTTGGTCATCTGCATATTGTAATCAACCCACAATACTTTGTTGGACTCGAAATCTTTAAACAAACCATGTCAGCTATGCTTGACCAACTAAAACAAACCAAACCAGCCAAAGGCAATAGTGAAATCTTCTTTCCAGGCGAAAGAAGCAAAAAACGTGAAGCCGATTACTTAAAAAATGGCATAGAGATAGTTGATGATATCTATAATTATTTAATTAGTGATGATATTCATTACAATCGTTATGATCATAAAAATAAATTTGCCGAATAA
- a CDS encoding carbamate kinase encodes MELIVIALGGNAISKRNELLSIDNQYQNINSTTQFIAKLANKYRLVIVHGNGPQVGLLALQNASYPSVPAYPLDVLVAQTQGMLGYMIQRSLQQYVNQVTCVLTQVEVDSNDPSFKDPTKFIGPVYQPEEQQKLQAQYGWQFKQDGKYLRRVVPSPKPKKIIELNTIKELINQDTIVICNGGGGIPVIKDKSGYKGIEAVIDKDHSAAQLAIELKADHLMILTDTDAVYENWGTPEQTALGKVDTKRIQPMAIDDGAMGPKIKSVIEFVEQTGNTAYIGNLTDIEALLAQTKGTIITK; translated from the coding sequence ATGGAACTAATAGTTATTGCATTAGGTGGTAATGCGATTTCAAAACGAAATGAATTACTCTCTATTGACAACCAATACCAAAACATCAACAGCACGACCCAATTTATTGCCAAATTAGCCAATAAATATCGACTTGTTATTGTTCACGGCAATGGACCACAAGTTGGATTACTTGCTCTACAAAATGCCAGCTACCCAAGCGTACCCGCCTACCCGCTCGATGTCCTTGTTGCTCAAACACAAGGCATGTTAGGGTATATGATACAGCGAAGCTTACAGCAATATGTCAACCAAGTTACCTGCGTATTAACACAAGTCGAAGTTGACAGCAACGACCCATCATTCAAAGATCCAACCAAATTTATAGGTCCGGTATATCAACCTGAAGAACAACAAAAACTACAAGCCCAATATGGTTGGCAATTTAAACAAGATGGCAAATACCTAAGACGCGTTGTTCCATCCCCAAAACCAAAAAAAATTATCGAACTTAATACCATCAAAGAGCTAATTAACCAAGATACCATCGTCATCTGCAATGGTGGGGGTGGAATTCCCGTAATAAAAGACAAATCGGGTTATAAAGGTATCGAGGCGGTTATCGACAAAGATCATAGCGCCGCCCAACTGGCAATCGAACTAAAGGCTGACCACTTAATGATATTAACCGACACTGACGCCGTATATGAAAACTGGGGCACACCTGAGCAAACCGCTCTAGGCAAGGTTGATACCAAACGAATACAACCAATGGCAATCGATGATGGTGCTATGGGACCAAAAATCAAATCCGTTATTGAATTTGTCGAACAAACTGGCAATACCGCCTATATAGGCAACTTAACAGATATCGAAGCGCTATTAGCACAAACAAAAGGCACTATCATCACCAAATAG
- the allE gene encoding (S)-ureidoglycine aminohydrolase, whose translation MGYINNNIGYPKDLLASRAIIKRHNFALIPPDGLVKNIIPGFENCDITILATPKLGASFVDYLVTMHQGGQNLQGFGDDDIEVFAYVIEGDVNAKANDQSHRLQTGGYIYCPAGVKLYLQNMTASSRLFLYKRRYNPISGYQTRVIANHIQQLERMNYENMDNVFIQDLLPKELGFDMNFHILTFLPGASHGYIETHVQEHGAYLLSGEGMYLLDNQWIPVKKDDYIFMGAYALQACYAVGQQPLSYIYSKDCHRDVDI comes from the coding sequence ATGGGATATATCAATAACAACATCGGCTACCCAAAAGACCTATTAGCGTCCCGCGCGATAATCAAACGTCATAATTTTGCCTTAATACCGCCTGATGGCTTAGTTAAAAATATCATTCCCGGTTTTGAAAATTGTGACATCACCATCTTAGCCACACCTAAACTGGGGGCATCCTTTGTCGATTACCTTGTCACCATGCACCAAGGTGGTCAAAACTTACAAGGATTTGGGGATGATGATATTGAAGTATTTGCCTATGTGATAGAAGGTGACGTCAACGCAAAAGCCAATGACCAATCACACCGTTTACAAACTGGTGGCTACATCTACTGCCCCGCTGGGGTTAAACTCTATTTACAAAATATGACCGCTTCATCACGCTTATTCCTGTACAAACGTCGCTACAACCCTATTTCCGGTTATCAAACACGTGTGATTGCTAATCATATTCAACAACTAGAACGCATGAATTATGAAAATATGGATAACGTATTTATTCAAGACCTTCTCCCCAAAGAACTCGGTTTTGATATGAACTTCCATATTCTTACCTTCCTACCGGGTGCAAGTCATGGCTATATCGAAACCCATGTACAAGAACATGGCGCCTACTTACTTAGTGGTGAAGGTATGTACCTACTTGATAACCAGTGGATACCGGTTAAAAAAGACGACTACATCTTTATGGGAGCCTATGCGCTACAAGCGTGTTACGCTGTTGGCCAACAACCACTGAGTTATATCTACTCAAAAGATTGTCATCGGGATGTGGACATCTAA
- a CDS encoding MFS transporter produces the protein MTEKKGGIQYWHKIVALLFLGWLVMWIYRPVLAAIFPEIQQTVGPQSNTELGLIASCYFFSYTLMQIPAGILVDKYGKKAVVIPGFILFTIAAIMIGNAHSMMMIYIGSLLAGLGCGSYYGSAWSLSAENIPAENRSFASAIINTGAALGMGVCLLSTSFLVKALDMPWQYMLYIIAALTLCLIAGFAIIIKEPSIKSVITQKQKTETAPKEKHNFFSSPMVACYIMYFATCYGYYMVVSWLPNFLETERGFTGGSIGSASSLVAFAAIPGALVISKISDKFRAKRLFFIIVLELLSAGTLFMAVQSSTITLLLMGLILYGLFGKFVVEPILISHVAEIAPKSSYGTAFGVFNFFGMSSSVIAPPLTGLLADITGTKITGFYVAIAILVIATALFFLINLRKHITN, from the coding sequence ATGACAGAAAAAAAAGGTGGCATACAGTACTGGCATAAAATCGTCGCTTTATTATTCCTCGGTTGGTTAGTGATGTGGATTTATCGCCCCGTATTAGCAGCGATTTTTCCTGAAATTCAACAAACTGTAGGACCTCAATCAAATACTGAACTGGGCTTAATTGCTAGCTGTTACTTTTTTTCCTACACCTTAATGCAAATTCCAGCTGGGATCTTAGTTGACAAATATGGTAAAAAAGCCGTGGTGATTCCTGGCTTCATACTCTTTACCATTGCCGCTATCATGATTGGTAATGCACACTCAATGATGATGATCTATATTGGTAGCTTACTGGCGGGTCTTGGTTGTGGTTCTTACTATGGTTCGGCTTGGTCACTATCAGCCGAAAATATTCCAGCTGAAAATCGTAGCTTCGCCTCTGCCATTATCAATACTGGCGCGGCGTTAGGTATGGGTGTTTGCTTATTATCCACTAGCTTCCTAGTTAAAGCGTTGGATATGCCATGGCAATATATGCTCTATATTATTGCGGCTCTAACACTCTGCTTAATTGCTGGATTTGCAATTATCATTAAAGAGCCATCGATTAAAAGCGTTATCACCCAAAAACAGAAAACGGAAACGGCGCCGAAAGAAAAACATAACTTCTTTAGTAGCCCAATGGTTGCTTGTTACATAATGTACTTTGCAACATGCTATGGCTATTACATGGTGGTAAGCTGGTTACCCAACTTTCTTGAAACTGAACGAGGCTTTACTGGCGGAAGCATTGGCTCTGCATCATCTTTAGTCGCATTCGCCGCTATTCCTGGCGCACTTGTCATCAGTAAAATCTCGGATAAATTTCGTGCTAAACGACTATTCTTTATTATCGTATTAGAACTGCTTTCAGCCGGAACACTATTTATGGCAGTCCAATCATCCACCATCACCTTATTACTGATGGGATTAATCCTCTATGGATTATTTGGCAAGTTTGTTGTTGAACCGATTCTAATATCTCACGTGGCTGAAATTGCCCCAAAAAGCAGTTACGGCACAGCATTTGGTGTATTTAACTTCTTTGGCATGAGCTCATCAGTGATAGCACCACCATTAACTGGATTATTAGCGGATATAACAGGAACCAAAATTACGGGGTTCTATGTGGCTATTGCAATCTTAGTTATTGCAACAGCATTATTCTTTTTAATTAATTTGCGTAAACACATAACCAACTGA